The Gossypium hirsutum isolate 1008001.06 chromosome D07, Gossypium_hirsutum_v2.1, whole genome shotgun sequence genome includes the window AAAAATCAAAACGAAGACATACATATGTAAGAAAACTTTAATTCAAATGCATGCAAAGGAATTTTAAATGCTAACAACGACTTAAATCAtcacaattcaaaataaattatgctGAAATCCTTAGATTTTCATTCCTTTTTCATTAATCAAAAGGTATAAAAGAATTAGAAATATTACCATATTGTTAAATTCTCAATTATTTAAGCTAACACCCTAGTTTTTTCCCTCCATGCAATCCGCTTCTTAATTTCCTTTCTTACAAAATCAACCAAAGAAGAagatggaagaaagaaaatggatacTAGAATGAAAGAATGCTCTCGGAGAATGACATCTATTTCTTATGTAACTTTTCCGCACTCAACACCAAAACCAATTTATCAACATCAAAATTAATATCCCTCATCATAATGTTTCCCACTAAAGAAAATATCCAGTTCTAATGTAACAAGACTAATAGTTGAAATCTAACCAATTACCAAATCAGTTAGCAAGATTCACGTAATTACACTAAGACCCTCATAAACAGAGAGTTTTATAATTAGATACCCAGAATTATAATTGTATGTATCCCTTAGCATTTCCGGGTGTGACGACATACCATTTAACTTTACCACTGAAATTGAGTAAGATTCACAACGTGTTTCATGTTTCTATATTGAGGAGGTATAGAACTTCATTGAATTTCTTTTTTCTGTTTCCAAACAATATATGTTGTTTATTTCCCTTACCTTTTAATCTGTATTATTCGTGTTCTTTTGATTATGGTATGAAAAAAAAGCTTAATACATAATTTtgtatatgtgtttttttttgggtttaatgTGGTGcttgtatttgacaaaagttatacgTTTTGATACTTGAAGTTAACAatgttaagttttagtgtttaattcgggttttagagttgatttaataaaaattcataattagctaaTTATACTAgtaattaattttcatcaaaccTACCCgaaaacccaaattaaatcacATTTATCATACTACACTTGacaaattaaatgtaaaaataaacaaattcacaattagtataaattctattaacaaaatcattgaaaacttaaacctaataatatttaataattaatttccatcaaattaattttaaaaactcaattaaatattaaaaaattgacatCGTTACTTTgaaatatcaaaaaatatatatttgtcaaatacatatatcaaattaacaaaaaaaaaacacaaataccacgttaaaaaatgttaaactcTTTAATACCatacttaaatatttaaaaatatttctgcCAATatacatttacatatatatattagacctgtccatgggccgggcggcccagCCTGGCCCgacccgacggcccgcccgaaatatgggaggattCGGctaaaaaatataggcccaaaatatgggtttgggcaaaaaaacgaggcccgtttaaaaaatgagccgggctcgggctcaactcttttagcccgagcccggcccggccaggcccgaatataataaatatatattttttatttttaatttttaatttttaattttaattttaaaatactttaaaaatatttttttttattttttttatttttaaaatatttttttgtgtttattaaaattCGAGCCGAGCTCgggcttattatttttttctcggGCAGGGcctgggtaaaattttagacccgTATTTCAGGACGGGCTGGGCCCGGGCCTAAGAGTCGGGCCAAAATTTTTTCCaggcccgacccggcccggcccggcccatggacaggtctaatatatatattataacataagtgAAAGTCCTGTTAAAGATGATTCTCAAAAACTAAAAGGTACTGTTAAAGATGGCCAGGTGAAGTGCAAGAAAGTACCAGGAAATAACGCTGATGTTTTCTTGgtatcttttttaaattttactattagtctttatattttataaaagttatgaatttagtctttatatttatatttgattaattttgatccttgtgcttttcaaaatttaaaatttcggtCCTCATCAAACAATAATATCAAATGTGCATTTCATTTTGTTATTTctacatattactcactaaaaatttagttaatggataaaaaattaccatttgcgtcaacactaaaatttcaaaatttgaaaagtatgaatataatttataattctaCCCATAGCACTAATAATTGACTTTAACCAAACAGATTAAAGTACAGAAACTAAaactaatcaaataaaaatatgacTAAATCCATAATTTGCACAAAGTAGAatgactaatagcagaatttaaccttttTTCTTCTTAATAGCCAATAGCCTATCCCCTCCCTCACCCCATACACCTCCCAAAcccagtttttcttttaaagtctAAACCCTGAAAACTCAAGCAATCAATCTACCTTCTTCAATAATGGAGGAGAACCAAAATCATCACcaaaaacaagaagaagaagcacAGCATAGACAACATCAAGATCAGAATCATGAAGAAAAAGATCAACAACCACAGAAACATGCAGCACAAGTGGAAGAACCTGAGCAGAAAAGCCCCACAGTTTCACTATCTCCATTAACCCAAAAAACCACTCAGTCACCACCATCTTATTATTCCCCTATTGATTCTCCGCTCTCATCTTGTAATTCTTCTCTCAGTCATGGCTTTTCTCCACCACCAACAACGACAACGGCAGCAGTATCTCATCCTTCTGAACCCAACTCCAAGCCACCATCTGCAGTGGTTTCCAGGGCGGAGCTCACATCTAGAGATCAATCAACCACAACAACTACTACCGTTGAACTTGAAGAACAGACACAAAAACTGGGTTCTGGTAGTGGTAAAAGATTGAGGCCTGATTTATCTATATTAAGAAGAACCAAAAGAGATAAGATGATTAAAAAGGCTTTATTGGGATTTAGAATTTCTGGGTTTGTTTTTTGTTTGGTTTCTTTCTCTGTTTTAGCTGCTGATAAAAATCAAGGTTGGGCACTTGATTCTTTCTACCGCTACAACGAATTCAggtttactttttttcttttcttcgatcATTGATTCAGCCATTGGTTTTAGTGGTGTTCTTATCAAATCCATTGTTCAATTTGGTGTTTAATTGAATTGTAGGTTTTGTATGGCAGTGAACGTGATTGGATTTGTATACTCTGGATTTCAAGCATATGATGTTGCCTATCAATTGACCTCCGGCAAACAAAAACCTCGGAGTCATCTCCGGTTTTATTTAGATTTCATTTTGGATCAGGTAATTCTTCTTTCGGATTTTTTGGACTGGGGTACTAGTGTAAGATATAGTGTTATATACAACATTGTTTGAACCGGACCAGATCGACTGGTCGGCTGATTAAACCGGAAACGGCTAAGATATGGATACGAAAAGTAGCTTTGAACCAGTTAGACCGGCTAAAAATCATGAACCAGCGGTTGAACTGGGTTTcttaaacttttttaattttttaattttttaatcggATTAGTTGAACCGGTGGCCTGATTGGTTCGGCTATCGGTctagtttaaaaaatattaatggtTATATATGGGTGAAAGTATCATGGAGGTATCTGTATTAAGAGTCAGATTACATTTGTAGTATAtgctaaaaaaataatcaaattagtccctattaaaaatttcatcacttCTACTCTTAAAAACTAGTTCTTATACATCAGAGTAAGATACACGTGACATTTTCTGGATATTCCGTCAGTCACACCAGTTTTAAACAATacaaatggataaattttttaacaaaaatgataaatttgtccTTTTTTTAGTAGAAAGGGCAAAATGTAATCTGACTCTTAATATACACAGgcttccataatacttttaccttaTATTTGTGTTCTAGATTATATCCCTTATCAACGTATGTACGAGTTGGGATAGAAAAACTTTAGAGAAAATGAAAAATCTGGGTTTGATGGTAATTTAGGGGACCATCCACAACCTAAATAGGTGGGTGGTGGATGACTCCAATTAGCAATCACCAGTTTCTTGTTAGACACACAATTGGTGCATATTTGGAGCAAGTTAGGTTAGTTGGAAAACCTTTTCTGGGATCACCTTTTTAATGCCTTTTCTCTGTGATAATGCTGCCTTTTACTTtctctctattttgtttcctACATGATATTGGGCTTGGATAAAAGTTGGTACCTTTTTCCAAAGTGGAGAATTTGGGGAGTTAACTTTTGCACTTTCAAAACGCTTGATTTGCAAGCAATGGTCTGTAAATATCACATGCCATTTAGAGGATTGTACTCTGTGAATATATGTCGGACATGGGTATTGGACGTAATATGTTACTCTAACTCAAAAGTGAGTGTTGGATATGAGTATGTGTCTGACACGGTTGCATTGAATACAGATACTAAAAAACGAAAAGTTAGTGTAGCATAGATGTTAAGATACCACCCACAAAACAGACAAGGTgcttttttatgttcttttctcctttctgtttcttttttatAGCGTATTTTGTCAAACAAATCTTTATCTATAGTGGCTAAAAGACTAGATTCTTTGTCCATTAAAGATGCTTGGCCTGAAACTTGCCTAGATAGAAAGTTCAGACAACACATGAATGGTCAAAGTACTATGGAGGCCCCTGTACTACGAGTTTGATTACATTTTGTCTTTTTTTACTCAtgaaatgggtaaattagtcggTGTATGTtatatcaaagagcaaattgatcttttttgttaaaaacttcATCTATTTTTGCTGTTAAAAACTAGCTTAGTTGACAGAATAGAGGGGggaatggatgaaaattttaacagaatggcaagttactctttaatctaatgtactggggctaatttgtctattttttcagtaataaaaaaatacaatccGACTCCTAATACAAGGGCCTCTATGGTTCTTTTAACTACATGGGATTGAACTCGGTTTTTCTTGGTATTAACATGATTAATTATCTGTTTGCCAAAGCGTTTAAACATATGAAGCACCGAACCCATTCATTCAATTTTGCAGATCTTGGCTTATCTTCTCATTTCGGCATCGTCTTCGGCTGCCGTTCGAGTCGATGATTGGGAATCCAACTGGGGAAACGACAAGTTCCCGGAGATGGCAAGGGCGTCCATGGCATTGTCTCTGGTAGCATTCATTGCCTTGGCTTTAAGCTCACTTGTCTCTGGTTATAATCTTTGTACTTCCAAATCTATCTAGCCAATAATATACCTTCTGgggtatatatacacatataaatataggtttgaaaaagaatttgaacCTGATAGCTGGGATTGTGGGTTTATAGAATAGTGCGTGCCATGCATTGAATTTTGTACAGAAAGTTAAGCTTTGTTTTCAATTGAATTATGTATGAAATGAAACAAAGATGTTGAATGAGTTCAATCAATTTGGTTATCAGATCTTTCTCAAGttattgtttaaattaaatgCATTAAGTgataatgtttaaataattagtatgttataagccttcatattttctttgttttgataaatattattaattaataaaatagttataactataataattattattatttatttgagataaaaaaacctataaaataatactaaaagcTAATATTTTTCGATAATTCTTATGTTTATTGATTAAAAATACGTTGTTAATGCATCTAGTTATAgtgataaaattatatataattaatttaaaataataagtgtaattgaataaaatattaataataaaattaataaaattatttttcgtaACATATTTATTGGTTCCATCATTTGTCCAAAACATGTAAAATTATACAGGGacatagttaaatattaaaatttgaatttatattgatataaaactcaatgattaatattttaataatatagtaattagattttattttttattcatataaattatatatgtaaaattttgagtaaatttaaaatgtttaattattttcttttttacaaagaaaaaacTTTCAACTTATAATTATCTATTAATAAAGataatattttagatcaatatgataaaaatatcaaactaattaaaaattttgcatacataataaatttaacaatcaaattgttaaaatatcaaaatagcaTGAGAAAAACATTCTTCATTTTATTACATGAAACTAATTGGTAACATACGATAACTCTTTCATCACAGTTGTGAATCTCTAATatatagtatttatatatatacaagtaccaTAGAGGTTTTATATtaggagtcagattgtattttatcCCATTTACTtagaaaatgagtaaattagtttctatatgttagatcaaagagcaaattggtcatttctgttaacagtagaaatggatgaaatttttagtagaatGATCAGTTTGTTCTTTGGTCTAACGCATATAagctaatttatttatttttagagcAGAAAAACAAAATGTAATTTGATTTTCAATACAAAAACCTCTATGATATTTTTATCCGTATATATATAGAAATTGCATTTAAATTAATTATCTTGTTGGATTGGATGTATGACAACTTTTCCAGCAACTCTGCCAGTGTCAACATATGCAAGTCCTTCAAGTGCTTGAGAGAAAGGATAGATGCCTTTGGGATCAATAATAGCCTTCACCTTTCCACTTTCCAAGTAAGGATTCAATTTCTCCAAATCAGCCCCATTTGAAGTGACTATAAACTTAAATGCTGGCACAGTCACTGCACCACTCACTGTCACAACTTTCCCACCTTCCTTCATTGCCTTCACTGCCCTTTCACATTGCCCTATTTTTTCATACACAAATTATACTTGTTAAATATATGATAAACCCGAGCTTAATCCAGTTGGATTATGTTGTCAACTTATCAAGTAGATAAAATTTTGTTCATAGGCCCGAGGCttaatttaaagttcaaattttaacATCTGCAACATTTTTTCCATTCTCAAACTAGATTTGaaagtaaaagaatttataatCTTACCAACACAGTCATATACAACATCAAATTTCTCAGGGAGATCTTCAAAGTTTTCCTTGGTGTAATCAACTGCTAAATCAGCACCCAAATTCCTCAACAACTCTAGTTTTCCTGTGCTAGCAGTAGCCACAACTCTTGATGCTCCGAAAACATGCTTGGCCAGCTGATCCAATAATACAAATTTAGCATACCACAAAGGTAATACAATCACTTGGTAATGTTGACATAAACGTACCTGAATGACCATGCTGCCAACTCCACCCGCGCCTCCCAACACAAGAATGGATTGACCAGTGGTGAACTCGCATCGTTGAAGGCCTTCGTAAGCTGTTCCGATGGCGACCGGCAGTGAAGCAGCCTCGGCAAAGCTGAGATTCTTGGGTTTGGGAGCCAATAGCCGCTCTTCAACCGCCGTGTATTCGGCCAAAGTGCCGTATTGTTTGGGATGATCCAAGGCTTTCTCATGGATGTTACCATATACTTCATCACCTACCTTTAAGTTCTTTACCTGGCTTCCTACTTTCACCACCACACCAGCTACATCGTACCCTGGAACTGtctgaaaaaacaaaaataaaacaatacatcCATATCAGACACTTAACTGAGTTTAAGTTATAGTTAGTAATGTAAAAAAACTTACGGGAAAAGGACATTCAGCTTGAACAAAAATGCCAAGCATCCTCTTATTATCAACTGGATTAAGCCCCGAAGCCATGACCTTAACAAGAACTTGATCTTCCTTCAATTCAGGAACAACAACATCGGACTTGAGTTTCAGAGCATCTTCAGGTTTCCCATGTTGTCCATAAATCCAAGCTTTCATTGTACATGGAACATTCTCCATCTTTTTTATGTTATTGAGAAATAGATAATTTGTTGTTTTGTTCTTCTGGTAAGTATTTATAGGAGGGTGAATGCGGTTTAATCatattaaacaaattcaaaataatcaCGTAAGGGAGAATGAATTTGACCATCTATTGGAATTTGTACAAAGGAAAGAGTTCATTATGGCTAATGCAATGGTTGACGTCATATATACATATGGGAAAGACCAACTTATTCAAATactcaaatttcatattttattgatGTATTCAATTTTACCAGTATAAAATTCaactacttttatatatataattttttattaacatttaataatctaatattatacatatacatttttaaattggtccaatatttttatcatatcaatttaaaatattaatatatatttaaagattaaattcttttacataaaaaataggtgaaaatatttaatttattcaaaatttaatatatataatctacCATATAAATTATGAGGGTGAAATTGTTAATTGAAAgcaaaattgtttcaaatttatcctacatatattttctaaatataataatgcatgtacaaaatcatatatatatacaacttgttttggaataaattaaaaaatatgtaataaaaaaaccGAGTAGCAAGACTAAAGAAGAATACAATAACTTTTTTTGTTTACATTTATTAATAGACTAATACCCTAAACCAATATAAAATAgggttaattttgtttttatttttttaaccttttcaATTTACATGAGAAAATAATTTTCCCACTTTTTATCATAAGAATTATATTGCCATATTCA containing:
- the LOC107926535 gene encoding CASP-like protein 4A1; translated protein: MEENQNHHQKQEEEAQHRQHQDQNHEEKDQQPQKHAAQVEEPEQKSPTVSLSPLTQKTTQSPPSYYSPIDSPLSSCNSSLSHGFSPPPTTTTAAVSHPSEPNSKPPSAVVSRAELTSRDQSTTTTTTVELEEQTQKLGSGSGKRLRPDLSILRRTKRDKMIKKALLGFRISGFVFCLVSFSVLAADKNQGWALDSFYRYNEFRFCMAVNVIGFVYSGFQAYDVAYQLTSGKQKPRSHLRFYLDFILDQILAYLLISASSSAAVRVDDWESNWGNDKFPEMARASMALSLVAFIALALSSLVSGYNLCTSKSI
- the LOC107926451 gene encoding 2-methylene-furan-3-one reductase encodes the protein MENVPCTMKAWIYGQHGKPEDALKLKSDVVVPELKEDQVLVKVMASGLNPVDNKRMLGIFVQAECPFPTVPGYDVAGVVVKVGSQVKNLKVGDEVYGNIHEKALDHPKQYGTLAEYTAVEERLLAPKPKNLSFAEAASLPVAIGTAYEGLQRCEFTTGQSILVLGGAGGVGSMVIQLAKHVFGASRVVATASTGKLELLRNLGADLAVDYTKENFEDLPEKFDVVYDCVGQCERAVKAMKEGGKVVTVSGAVTVPAFKFIVTSNGADLEKLNPYLESGKVKAIIDPKGIYPFSQALEGLAYVDTGRVAGKVVIHPIQQDN